The Pseudokineococcus lusitanus genomic interval GAGGCGGCCGTCTCGTCGACGAGGTCGGCCACCAGGCCCAGCATCGCGGCGTGCTGGGCCGACGCCGCGGCGTGGGCGTCGCGGAGCTGGTCCAGGACCGCCCGACCTGCCCGCCGGGAGAGGGGGAGGTCGCCCACCGGCACGTCGACCGGGCCGGCCGACACCGAGGGCTCTGGGGCGGCACCGGACGGTGCTCCCGACGGAGCACCCGACGGAGCACCGGAAGGAGCACCGGACGCGTCGAGGTCATCGGCCGCCCGCGGGGCGTGGTCGCGCGGGCGGTCCTCCTCGGGCTCTTGCAGACCCACCTCGACCACCCCCTCGTGACCCGTACCCGAACGTGTGTTCGAATGATAGTCGAGAGGGCCGACAGCCGCCACGGCTGTCCACCGTCCCCGCCGACGGACGTCGGCCCCGAGGGCGCCTGCCCCGAGGCTCTGCACGGGCGGCGGGATGCATCCCGCCGCCCGTGCAGAGCCCCGGAACGGCGTGGTCGCCGCACCCGGCCACCGGCTCGGTCGCCCACGCCGTGCGACGACGCCCCGGGCGGTCGGCAGCGCCACCGGGGCGCCGGCACGCGCCCGACGCACGACGGCCCCCCACCCGCGCGGGGTGGGGGGCCGTCGTCGTGGAGCGGTGGAGCGGGTGGAGCCGGGTGGCTCAGGACTCCAGCGCGGCGTCCAGCGTGATCTCGACGCCGGTGAGGGCCTTGCTGATGGGGCAGGTCTCCTTGGCCTTCTGCGCGGCGTCCTTGAAGCCGGCCTCGTCGAGGCCCTCGACCTCGCCGCGGACGGTCAGGGCGATGCCGGTGAGGCGGAAGCCGCCCGCGGGGTCCGGGCCGAGGGAGACGTCGGCGGACACCTCGAGGCTCTGCGGCGTGCCGCCGGCCTCGGCGATGAGGGCGGAGAACTGCATGGCGTAGCAGGCCGAGTGGGCCGCCGCGACGAGCTCCTCGGGGCTGGTGGCGCCGCCGGCCTCGTCGGCCGCGCGCTTGGGGAAGGACACGTCGTAGGTGCCGACCTTGGAGCTGGAGAGCTCGACCTGGCCGGAGCCGTCCTGCAGGCCGCCGTTCCAGGCGGTGCGAGCGGTACGCGTGGGCATGGGTCCTCCGCAGTTCTCGGGGGTGCACCGGGCCGTCCCGGTGCTGTCGAGATGGTGGAACGTGGGACGACCCCGCGCATCTTCCCGACGCCGTGCGGCGCCCCCGCCCGCCGTACCCGCCCGGCCTACCCGCGGCGCACCGGGGGGCCCGGCGGCGGCGGACCCCTCAAGCACCGGGCCCGGCCGCCGATGACCAGCAGGTGGACCAGGAGACGCCCCGGCGGAGGCGCGCGCGCGGCGCGCCCGCCGTCGTCGTGCTGTCCGCCGTCCTCGCCGGCCTCACCGGCGTCCTCCTCGCCTGGCCGGACGACGTCCCGCTGCTCGGCGACGGCTCGCTGCCGTGGTGGGTGCTCGTGCCCGTCGTGGCGCTGGCGGAGGTCGTCGTCGTCCGCCTCCACGTGCGCGGGGACACCCTCAGCCTCTCCTTCACGGAGGTACCGCTCGTCGTCGGCGCCCTGCTGCTGACGCCGGGCGAGCTCGTCCCGGCCGTCGTCCTCGGCTCCGTCCTCGGCCTCCTGCGCCGCCGCCCGCCGCTGCTCAAGGCGACCCTCAACGTCGTCCTCGCGGCGCTCGAGGCGGCGCTCGCGACGACGCTGCTCCACGCGCTGCTCGACCCCTCGCCCCTCGGCGGGCCGCCCGCCGGGCTCGCTCCCGCCGTGCTCGTGACGACGGTCGCCGTCGTGCTCACCGGGGCGCTCGTCGTCGCCGCCGCCATCGTCGCCACGGCGGGCCTGCCCGACGCCCGCGTGGTCCTCGACGCCGCGGTGACCGACGTCGTCGCCGGCCTCGCGAAGGCCAGCGCGGCCCTCCTCCTCGTCGTCCTCGCCGACTGGTCGCCCACCCTCTTGCTCCCGCTCGCCGCCCTGCTCGCCGTGCTCGGGGCGGCCCACACCCGCCACGCCCGGCTGGTCCGCGACCACGAGCGCCTCGAGCACCTGCACCGCGTCTCCTCGCGCCTGCAGGCGCCCGGCGCCTCCACCGAGGAGCTGAGCCGCGCCCTCCTCGCCGAGGTCCGCGACGTCCTCGGCGTCCGCCGCGTCGAGGTGGCGTGGCAGGTCCCCGACGGCCCCGGCCGCCCGCAGGGCCGCCTCGTCCTCGACGACGACGGCACCCGCTTCGCCCCGCCGGCGCCGCCCGGCCACTGGGCCTCCGCCGCCTGGGCGGGCCGCGAGGTCGTCCGCCGCGGCCCCGGCGGCGGC includes:
- a CDS encoding OsmC family protein, whose amino-acid sequence is MPTRTARTAWNGGLQDGSGQVELSSSKVGTYDVSFPKRAADEAGGATSPEELVAAAHSACYAMQFSALIAEAGGTPQSLEVSADVSLGPDPAGGFRLTGIALTVRGEVEGLDEAGFKDAAQKAKETCPISKALTGVEITLDAALES